In Tsuneonella sp. CC-YZS046, the genomic window GCATGGAGTCATAGAAGGCGTTGATCTCTTCCATCGAACTGGATGTGCGCTTGGCCACCCGTTCAGCGGGAGTGGCGCCCGCCCAATCGTCGAGGAATGCTTCGATCGCCTCGATTGCCGGGTTGGAGATTTCCTTCATTGCCTCACTGCCCTCCAACAAAGCGTTTCACCATGTGATAATAGGAGCGGATGATTACTTCCTGCTTCGACAGATGCATGGAGGAGATCGCGCCGGAGCGGAGATTTTCCTGGATTCCCTCCACGATCTTCAGGTCTTCGCTGAGCACGTCGCGGATCTGGATGCGGCCCTGCTCGCGATTGAAGCGGTCCCCGAAGCTCTTCATCTTCTCGGAATGATAGAAATCCACTTCCCATATGCATTCATGCGGTGAAACCGGCAGCGTGCGCTGGATGAAGATCTGTCCCTGCTGCACGAACAGCACCGTATTGGGGAACAGCAGGTAGCCATCGAGTATCCAGCGCGGATGGTTGCTGAATTTCAGCACATTCAGATGGTTCGCCTCGAACTCTCTTTCCGGCTCGGCATAGAGCGAGGTGGCGCCGAACTTCGCGGAAAGCAGGCCGATGGGGGTCTGCACCCCCAGCTTCTCCGGCCTGAACAGGTGATGGCCGCCGGGCACGCCGATGGAGTTCTCGAAGATATAGGGACGGGTGGTTTCCGCCGTGACGTTGCGGGCAATGGTGCGCCGGTGGCCATAGGTGATGTGATAGCCTTCCACCTGCGCATCGACCGGGCTTTTCCAGTTGGATTTCACTTCGGACTTCCACCCGAAGCTCCACGACCATTGATCGTCGCCCACATATTGCGCGAGCCCTTCGCTCAGCGGCGCGAGATATTCGCGCAGCGACCATTGCGGCCGGGGATCGAGATTGATGAAGACGAAGCCGCCCCAGACATCCGCCGCCACCGCGCGCAAGCCTTCCGTGCTCTTGTCGAGGCAGCCGAAGGTTTCCTCGTCCGGCACATTGAGCAGATCGCCGTGCAGGCCGAAGGCCCAGCCGTGATAGGGGCAGATCATGCCGCCACGCAGCCTGCCGCTCTGCTCCGTCACGATCTTCGTGCCGCGATGGGTGCAGGCGTTGTAGAAGGCCCTTATCGCGCCGTCCTTGCCCTTTACCACCACCACCGAGGTCGACAGCGCATCGACCTGGAAGGTGAAGAAATCCCCCGGCTTGGCCAGGTCGGAGGCGCGGCCCGCCAGCAGCCAGCATCTGGCGAAGACATGCTTCAGCTCCCGTTCGTAATGATCGGCGCTGGTGTAGAAGTCGGTCGGTATCTTCTCCATGCCCAGCGCATGGGTGCCCTGTTCGGGTAGCGGTGCATCGAGAATGGCGTCCATGATCGACCCTCGGGCAGTTGTTGCTGGACCGCATGTTACCGTTTCCGTCCGGAAGAGGCTTGGACCCCGGCGCACTCCCCGCCAGAACCGGGATGCACTGGCGCGGCCCTTGCCAAGCAGGGCCGTCGCGATCTAGCATTCGCGCCAACGTTCAATCATCGAACGGTGAGAGAGAGAGATGCTGGATGGGAAAGCCAACCCGGCGGGGGAACTGAACTCGCAATTCCTCGACGCCGACGAATTTTCCGACACGATCGGCAAGCTCGATGTTCCGTGGAGGATCGGGGTCAAATCGAGAAGATTCAACGCCCAGGTCCGGCGGCGGAGCGTCGCGGACTGCACCGTGGGCGAGATGAGCTTCGGCTCCTGCACCGGGATACGGGATTATTCCGAGATATCCGGCCGGGACAGCGGCTATATCTGCCTCAGCTATCTCAAGCAGGGCTATCTCACCTTCTCGCAAGGGAACAGGGACTTGGTGGTGGAACGCGGCGACCTGTTGCTGTGGGATGGCGCCACGCCCAGCATGTTCACCAGTTCGGGCGCCAGCCAGTTCGAGTTGATCTGGCTGCCGCTGGATCTGGTAGAGCGGCGCGTCGGGCCGATCGGGCAATCCCTGGGGCAAAGCGCCAAATGCAACGACGGGATCGGCAGGATGCTGTCCCAGCATATGCGCAATCTTCACAGGCTGATCGACGACATGCCGCCCATGGCGCAGCGGCGCGTGCTGGAAGCATCGATCGATCTCATATTCGCCTGCTTTGCGCTCGATCCCGGACAGGACGAGGGCCTGAACCGAAATCAGCGCGAACTGCTGGAAGCGGCCAAGGCCGAGATTTCAAAAAATATAGGGTTCGTCCGGCTCAGCCCGCGATCGATCGCGCAATCGCTGGGAATCAGCGTTCGCTACCTGCAGCGGATCTTCGCCGCATCGGGAACGACCTTCTCCGCCCATGTCGCGAGGGAGCGGCTGGAATGGGCGCGAAGGCTGCTGGCGGCC contains:
- a CDS encoding aromatic ring-hydroxylating dioxygenase subunit alpha translates to MDAILDAPLPEQGTHALGMEKIPTDFYTSADHYERELKHVFARCWLLAGRASDLAKPGDFFTFQVDALSTSVVVVKGKDGAIRAFYNACTHRGTKIVTEQSGRLRGGMICPYHGWAFGLHGDLLNVPDEETFGCLDKSTEGLRAVAADVWGGFVFINLDPRPQWSLREYLAPLSEGLAQYVGDDQWSWSFGWKSEVKSNWKSPVDAQVEGYHITYGHRRTIARNVTAETTRPYIFENSIGVPGGHHLFRPEKLGVQTPIGLLSAKFGATSLYAEPEREFEANHLNVLKFSNHPRWILDGYLLFPNTVLFVQQGQIFIQRTLPVSPHECIWEVDFYHSEKMKSFGDRFNREQGRIQIRDVLSEDLKIVEGIQENLRSGAISSMHLSKQEVIIRSYYHMVKRFVGGQ
- a CDS encoding helix-turn-helix domain-containing protein; the protein is MLDGKANPAGELNSQFLDADEFSDTIGKLDVPWRIGVKSRRFNAQVRRRSVADCTVGEMSFGSCTGIRDYSEISGRDSGYICLSYLKQGYLTFSQGNRDLVVERGDLLLWDGATPSMFTSSGASQFELIWLPLDLVERRVGPIGQSLGQSAKCNDGIGRMLSQHMRNLHRLIDDMPPMAQRRVLEASIDLIFACFALDPGQDEGLNRNQRELLEAAKAEISKNIGFVRLSPRSIAQSLGISVRYLQRIFAASGTTFSAHVARERLEWARRLLAAQGNPRLNLTEIAHKAGFCDLPHMDRSFKRHFGLSPSAYRRDCAARLFPAETG